TTTcacttttttcagttgtttcagcGGTCCTCCAGCCTGTCCTCCAATGTAAGTGTagtaaaattattattacttatggTGTAAAAGAaactgtttgcttgttttatcaGTTGTGTCTTTATTTTAGTGAAGTGGAAGAAGGCACCACAGCTAAACATTGTTTTAGTGTACTCCTGTATTTACAGACAGGCTTAAACACTGTGTAGATGGCACATCTATACTAATTGCAAAAATTTTGCGGGTGTGAAACTTACTTTTTGATTTTCTATTGTGCTCAAAAGTTGGATACATAAGCcaagtttaaaatttttaaagctGATAGAGTaggttttaggttagatgttaggaagaacttctttactgaaagggttgttaggcactggaacaggctgcccagggaggtggtggagtcaccatccctggaagtctttaaaagacgtttagatgtagagcttagggatatggtttagtggggactgttagcgttaggtcagaggttggactcgatgatcttgaggtctcttccaacctagaaattctgtgattctgtgtgtgattctgtggtgagtggtggagaaggaggatgATATTTGGTGTTCAGTAAAACAGAACTGCTGATGAGAATTCTAGTCTTTTTGAAAACGTTGATGTGATCTGTATTTGATTTGAACGTTACCAATTGAGATTAGATTTTACTTCATGAAGATAAACAAAAGCAGGGAGAGGTGCTTTGGTTTCATTGACCAAAGTCAGAAGCAGTATATAAGAAAAGTAGAAGGCAGCTATCTTAGAGAAGTTTTGCTCATGTGGGCTGTAAAACCTTTATATATGTTATGGTGCAAAACCTCGCAGCCTTATTTACTGCATAGTCTATATTTCAGACTGTAAGTGGCTGTTGCTTCCAAATGGAGTCAAACCTCCAAAAGAAATGGCAGCAGCCTGCCAGGATTGTTTATctgatacatatatatgtatatacccAGGTGTGGAGATGCACCATAGGAAGCAAGAAGGATCTGTGACTTTCTCTGTCAATTTCACTTATGCACAGTTTTCAATGCTCTCCATTCAGTCCAGAGAATCAcgagaaaaaaatgtcaaagttaTGGTGGCAGGACAGCATCTGTCTACTGAAGTATTTTTgattacatatatttattttggacTATTCTACATGACATGACACCTTTTATATTCGTGGTGTTGCACTACTGTTACTGACAAACCAAATTAAATTTTCTCTGTTTAGATCCAAATCCTGACGTGAAATGAGTACAGTCTTCCACAAACTTCTTTTTGACATTTCTGAGGCTTTGGCCACAGATGAACTGGCAGCTCTGAAGTTTCTCAGCTTGGAGCATGTCCCTGTGAGGAAACAAGAAGCTATTGAGGAGCCCAAGGCTTTCTTTGAAGTGCTTCAGGAGAAAGACATGATCAAAGTGGGGGACGTGTCCTTCTTGAAGGAGCTGCTCTACCGGATCAATCGGATAGACCTCCTGGCTGGCCAGCTGGGCTCCAGCCgagaggagatggagagggAGCTTCAGATCCCAGGCAGGGCAAAGGTGTCAACATACAGGTAAGCACAGTATTAGTAAACATTGGCATGCAAAACGTACGACAGTTCTGTTGTGTACTGTCTTGTTCTCTGTAGTGTTATCTTACAAATATCCCAGAATAATTGAATTTATTACAGCATGACTTCCTGCCCTCGTGAGTTTTGAGACCACATTTCACATTTCTCAGTTCAAATGTGTAGTTGTCATGTTTATTTCTCCTAACGTTCTTAGTCAGTCTTTTTCTATCCTTTATTGCCAGACAGCTGCTATATGGAATTGCAGAGGACTTGACTCCAGAAGATGTCAAGAGTGTGAAATTCCTGCTGCAAGAACGGATACGAAAGAACAAGCTCCAGGATAATGCTGTAGGCAAAGTAACCTTGATAAGTTTCTTGCAAGGCTAGCTCAGAGTCTGTCACTTGTAAGACAGGAGCAAGGAGAGACCAGTGTGCTGTCACTAAAATTCTGTTGTATAGATTTGTGATGTTAGCTGACAGGTGCTCTGTGACAGAAAGGACCCTTTTTTCTCAGTTTATCTTTTTGCTGACCTTTTTGCTCTCCTTTTCTCATTTTGCCTCCACCACCTGTCTccctatctttttttcttgcaaaatccaTCATGCTCttactttcttctttgcttGGCATTTATAAGACATTTGTGCATATGCTGTATCTAATAAAAGTGATgtttgcaggaagaaaaacaatgttttggAGGTTGAAAATTGAGTTCTAACATGAGTTCCAGCACTAATTTTTGTGTGTCAATaggtacatttttttctacattgtaATTTGATGTAATAGTATTTTGTTAACTTCCCCACAGAAAGATTAAGAGGGTTGGTGAGCTAGTTTAATATCTGTTTTGTAAACAACAAACAGTGCTATGAAGGTGCTTGGTATTACTAAGAGGCTTCCTTAAAATTCTATTTGTATTGTGGCACCTACTGCAAAAGTAGCAGATTTACCTGCAACTTGGTGAActaaacagctttaaaaaacaaagtcatCCTTGAAGACATTTCCTGCATTAGAACATGTAGAGTGGTGCAGTTAAGTGGCTTACAGCAATTCATCTGAATGCAGAGGCAAAACAGGATGTCGTATTATTAACTGCATAAGTGCTTCGCACTTTGAAACATAGCAGAATAACTTAGCCATAGGCAATTTCTACCAATCCAGTCCTTACTCTAGTGATGTGTTTCTTCAGTTAATGAAGTTTGGAGCAAAAATAAATTGGTCTTTACTTTAGGTCTGTGGGAATGAAGATGTTGTCTTCTGTTCTTTCGAGAAGTGCCAGATACTGCGGTTATTGAAGGTCACTGTATGAGTTTggattctgtgtttgtgttttaccAGTCAATGTTGAAGGTCTtaatggaaatggaaagaaatggaataaTTAAAGAAGATGACCTGAGAATTCTGAAGGATATATTAAAGGAATTTAGAGCTGACTTAAAGAAAAGAATTGATatctatgaagaaaaaacaaaaggtaaACTATTTAATCAGCTGTTTAAGAGTAGAactgttttgtgattttttttttgtggctcgATCCTTGGGATCTTAGGAGTTTAGAAAAAAGAGACATCTTACAATATCTTGGGATAGGCAGAACAGATCTTGGTACCTGTGGTTTCCAATGTTCTCTGCTACTTCACTATCACATCATGTCTTCTTGTACCTCTCTGCGAAATACATGCTGCCCTTTGTAAGTGGTCTGCCTCTCCTTTATCTTTGCTTTAAGTGCAAAGGAAGCAGTGCAGTGCTGGTTTTGGACTATAGCTTttcagctgctgaaaaaaaaagacagttggCTTGAGGAAACTTGTTTTGGTTCTGAGCATAGTTTTCTATTAGCAGGCTTGTTTTCTCTTATTTGAAGGAGAAGTCACTGGAGACCAGGTACATGGCTAAAATTGGACTATTAGCATTCTATATCAGATGTTGAAATGTCAAGAACTTCCGTGTCTGGGCTGTTGCAGCTGAGGTGGTGGCTTGCGACACTATATACAGGCCTTACTCTTTGGGAAACAGGGTGTGTCAACCATCAAAATGAGAGTCTACTAAGTGTTTCTACTAAATGTTTCTACTAAGTCTACTAAATGTTGTGTTGctacaaaagcagaagaaaattgtCAAGGACGGCTAGCATAAACAAGCACTGTGTCGGGGGAGTGGCTTTTTAGTAGTATTGATATGTTTTGTCCCCCTTGATAAGTGGAAAAAGAGCACATCTATGTAACTTGTAAAAGGGGTATTGTGATTTATTTCCCTGTGCAGACCCATGTGTTTGATGATTTCTTCTCTTATTTCTGGCAGTTGTATTCAAAGCAGTGTTTTAGCGTTTTGAGGAGATCTTCATTATGTTGGTGTTCTGTCTTCTTGGTGTGTCCACCAAAACAAAGTCATCTGGAGAAGGGGCCTCAGAAGTAAATGAGCTGGCTGTACTACAAAAATGGGTCTCCTCTTTGACTTGCATATCCCATAGTAGAGATGCTAAGGGATGGCTTGCTTGGGGTGACCATCACATTCAGACTTCTGTTATGTGGCTCTTGCTACCAGTAAAAGAACAGACAAGAAATGGAACAAGGTACAGTCACTGCAAGAATGCAGCATATGCCATTTCCAGGCTCAAGCTTCAGTGTGCGCTCAGGCCCACAGGTCCACTTGTACTTAATAACTCTAATTTTGGGAATGTCTGGTTAGGGCTGCACAGTCTTGACACAAATGTATCATTTGTTCCAAGGGACACTCTTCACAGCTTCACTGATGGGCAGTTTGCAATACTGGAACCCATTCATGGCCCAGCCTCACCAGTGATAGTGAAAACAACCCTCCACCTCACTCCTTGAGCTTTTCTGGTTTTGGTGTTGAAATATGCAAAGTGGAAGATTTATCCTTTTACTcctaaaatgttctttttatttccctcttaGAAAATAATTCTAAGGAAGAACTCAGCAATCTAATCTGTGTGTCTCGGCATCCAGCAGGACAAGGAGCAGAGGGTGGGACACCACACCTGGTGAGGAATACTTCAAGATTGCCTTTAAAGTATTTGTCCAACAAGCGGGAGCAGGGAGCATAATTTTTTAAGACTAAGCAGGTGGAAGAGCTAAAAGGGAGGGATTCTGGCTTTATATGTTGGCCTTGAAAGAATTCCTGTTTTCAAAACAAGATCAAGCCTTGTCCTTTGGTGAGGACATGGCTGTCAGCAATCTTTTagacaagaaaggaaagagtaGCTGtcatgggaagaaaaacagttttaaatttaaaaaaaaaaacgggacAGTCTAGGAGTATCCTGGATAGATGGGATCTGCTACCCATAGATAGATAGATCTGCTACCCATAGATAGATAGCATCTGCTACCTCACTAGAAAGTCAGGACTCTGAGTGAATGATACGGTTCAGGAACTTATCCTCCACATGTGCAAATTTGTGTTTCTGGACACTCACTTTCTCCCATTCTAAAATCATAGCCTAACCACAAAGAGAGAGGAGGGTTTCAGGAAGAGCCAGCAACTTCTTTCCCCTTGGGCTGACTTATACTTttgagcttttttattttcttgtattcttGCCCTCATGATTTAGGGTGTTtggcactgtttttttttttttttattctagtttctttgtttctacAGCTTATGGAATCATACAAGATGGAAAATAACCCCCATGGCTACTGTGTGATTCTTAATAACCACAAGTTTAAAAATCCGtgtgaaaacagagaaggaacAATAGAAGATGGAagtaagtatttttttaaatccaattcatagtttgttcttttttattaactTCTGAAGGAATTATCTAATCTTTCCCATAGAATGATCACTTTCACTTTCCTTTGCTTCCAGAGTAACATGAGTGACAACTACTGTAGAATTGtagaaattcaaaataaacCACTTCCAACAATTTAGCTGATGGCTTTAAGAAGGAAGATCTTACTGTTGTAGGTGAAAAAGCATCATCTTAATTGGTCAGATGTACTGAAAAGTGAAGGAGGGATTGATGATGCACTTTTTCACTTcttgattgtttttaatttttacctaTCACAGAGTAGCGCTTTTAAGTCCTTAAATTCTTTTAATGTTTTGCTTGCATAACTTACTGATTGGAGGGTATAGCTTGGACATGCAATACCCTCCAGTTATAAGCATTCCAGTTTAGTCAGTATGGGCAGTTGTTTGCAACAATGCTCAAATAAATGCAGTTATTTTACTGCTTTATAAATTTCCTTCAAGCCTGTCTTCCTGCAAGTGTCACTTGTTtatcttaataaaataaaaatctgcttcaTGAAAGCACACATCACTGTTTTTAACTCTATCCAGCCTGTCTACATGTTTCTTGCTTTCCAGATACTTTCCACCTACATAACACTTACATCAATATTTGCTGGGAAGTCTGTGTAGCACTCTGTCCTTGCTAGCATTTTAGCAGGTTATCCAGCCTTCATTCTTGCTGCGTCAATCAGTCTCACGGAGTGAGGGATCTACTTCATTTAAGAATGGCAGAAATTGTCATTCTAAAGAGTTACATCTTCCTAACTTTCTAAGGtttgttcttttccatctgAGATTTCTATGCAATGTTCACTTAAAACCTACTTAGAAAAAGTAAGCTTCACTAAACTGTACTGATTAATTGGATAATCTGAAACCTGCATTTGTTTTTACATAGTGTGTTGTTGAATCCAGTtgtatttaaaagataaataagtTAGGTGTTTGTGATTTTCTAATTAAACTTGACAGGCTAAGAGGCAGTCAAGTGAATTTATTGGTGGGATCTGAACACTTTTGGTGATACCTGTTCTACCACACAGAGCCCAATGTTTCAGCATCTTCCTTGTCACTGTTTATGGTTACCAAGTGCCTTCTGACTTTCTTTCCCAGACGCTCTGAAGAGGGTCTTCGAGTGGCTTCAGTTTGAGACAGTTGAGCACATGGATctagaagcaaaaaaaatatatgagacAGTTAAagaatacagtaaaaaaaaccATAGCAACATGgactgttttgtttgcttcattCTTTCACATggtgaaaaagacaaaataaaaggcaCTGATGATGAGTTTGTAAATATTAAAGATTTACTCACCTGCTTCAGTGGATCTAATTGTCCTTCACTTGCTGGCAAACCCAAGCTGTTTTTCATCCAGGCTTGCCAAGGCTCTGTAGGTCATCCAGCTGTCACAGTACAAGAAGACTGTTCTGGCCATCTCGAGATGGATGCTGTCCCTCTGCCTTCCATTCCTGACCAGGCTGATGTTCTGGTTGGCATGGCTACTGTGGAAGACTTTGAGTGCTACCGCTGTATAAGGACTGGCAGCGTTTACATTCAATGCCTCTGTGACAAGATGGAGTTACTTTGCCCACTGTAAGTACTATTCTTAATCCAGGTGTAGATTCAGGGTTGTGATGCTGGAACattacaaataaacaaatgtgTTC
The sequence above is drawn from the Anas platyrhynchos isolate ZD024472 breed Pekin duck chromosome 7, IASCAAS_PekinDuck_T2T, whole genome shotgun sequence genome and encodes:
- the CASP8 gene encoding caspase-8, which codes for MSTVFHKLLFDISEALATDELAALKFLSLEHVPVRKQEAIEEPKAFFEVLQEKDMIKVGDVSFLKELLYRINRIDLLAGQLGSSREEMERELQIPGRAKVSTYRQLLYGIAEDLTPEDVKSVKFLLQERIRKNKLQDNASMLKVLMEMERNGIIKEDDLRILKDILKEFRADLKKRIDIYEEKTKENNSKEELSNLICVSRHPAGQGAEGGTPHLLMESYKMENNPHGYCVILNNHKFKNPCENREGTIEDGNALKRVFEWLQFETVEHMDLEAKKIYETVKEYSKKNHSNMDCFVCFILSHGEKDKIKGTDDEFVNIKDLLTCFSGSNCPSLAGKPKLFFIQACQGSVGHPAVTVQEDCSGHLEMDAVPLPSIPDQADVLVGMATVEDFECYRCIRTGSVYIQCLCDKMELLCPLRKDIVTILTEVNKEVGKKVLNGSKQMPKITSTLRKQFIFQIPQCQSTIK